DNA from Dietzia lutea:
GACGGGCGCCGACGATGCCACGGCCGGCGCGCGTGCGCATCCGGAGACGGAAACCGTGCACCTTGGCACGACGACGGTTGTTCGGCTGGAAAGTCCGCTTGCCCTTGGCCATGGTTGGCTCCTCACGTGAAGTCGGCGCCG
Protein-coding regions in this window:
- the rpmH gene encoding 50S ribosomal protein L34 yields the protein MAKGKRTFQPNNRRRAKVHGFRLRMRTRAGRGIVGARRRKGRASLTA